From a region of the Leptospira venezuelensis genome:
- a CDS encoding SRPBCC family protein — protein sequence MKAEVSVVGKEIIGVKTFDAPRELVWSAWTDPKQVAIWWGPNGFTNTIHEMSVKPGGVWRFTMHGPDGIDYPNRVEFIEVVQPEKLVYDHGDDSNPKQFHVTVFFEEEGSKTKLTMRSRFASEENIKKVADYALEGLRQTLGRLENFLGKN from the coding sequence ATGAAGGCAGAAGTTTCAGTCGTTGGAAAAGAAATCATAGGGGTTAAAACTTTTGATGCCCCAAGAGAATTAGTTTGGAGTGCTTGGACAGACCCAAAACAAGTAGCGATCTGGTGGGGACCAAACGGTTTTACGAATACCATTCATGAAATGAGCGTGAAGCCAGGAGGAGTCTGGAGATTCACAATGCACGGTCCAGATGGAATTGACTACCCGAACCGTGTCGAATTCATAGAAGTAGTCCAACCTGAAAAACTAGTCTACGATCATGGGGATGATTCAAATCCAAAACAATTCCATGTGACTGTATTTTTCGAAGAAGAAGGTTCCAAAACCAAACTTACCATGAGATCCAGATTCGCGAGCGAAGAAAATATCAAAAAAGTCGCAGATTACGCGTTGGAAGGACTTAGACAAACTCTAGGCCGCCTAGAAAATTTCTTGGGAAAGAATTAA
- a CDS encoding SRPBCC family protein: MNEIKQPEFKEMVLTRTLNAPRDRVWKAWTDPNMVSQWWGPHGFTAPLCQLDLRPGGEILIHMKDPEGGINPMNGTYKEIITLEKIVFSSYIAFEMDGKKPAAEIQITILFADKGSQTELQVRALPIKVDPELYPAVEGMEEGWNQTLDKLTAIFA, from the coding sequence GTGAACGAAATCAAACAACCTGAATTTAAAGAGATGGTATTAACTAGGACTCTCAATGCGCCAAGAGATCGGGTTTGGAAGGCTTGGACAGACCCTAATATGGTATCTCAATGGTGGGGCCCTCATGGATTTACTGCTCCTCTCTGCCAATTAGATCTTCGTCCTGGTGGTGAGATACTCATCCATATGAAAGATCCGGAAGGTGGGATCAATCCGATGAATGGTACGTATAAGGAGATCATTACTCTAGAAAAGATTGTATTCTCCTCTTATATCGCATTCGAGATGGATGGGAAAAAGCCAGCAGCTGAAATCCAGATCACTATTCTTTTTGCAGACAAAGGTTCTCAAACCGAACTCCAAGTTCGTGCACTTCCTATCAAGGTGGATCCAGAACTCTATCCTGCAGTGGAAGGAATGGAAGAAGGTTGGAACCAAACCCTCGATAAACTCACAGCAATTTTCGCTTAA
- the ilvA gene encoding threonine ammonia-lyase, biosynthetic: MIDYIRKILDARVYDVAVHTPLDSMIRMSQRLNSSVLLKREDLQPIFSFKIRGAYNLISRLSSEEKRSGVICASAGNHAQGVALSAQKLGIKAIIVMPITTPSIKIEAVQYFGAEIVLHGDTFDEAYSHARKLEKEKGLKFIHPYDDPEVIAGQGTVGLEILQQYPNPIEAVFIPIGGGGLAAGVASYIKFLRPEIKVIGVEPSDAASMKEAISAGKRVILERVGLFADGVAVRQAGEETFKICKELLDNVLVANTDEICAAVKDIFEDMRVIAEPAGALSLAGLKSYANQNPNRKGALIAINSGANMNFDRLRHVAERAEIGESREILLGVTIPEKPGSYLKFVQTLGNKIITEFNYRYATDKQAHVFVGLKLKVSSEKEKVISELESLGYEVLDISTNETAKIHIRYMVGGRVSELKDEIILRCEFPERPGALLKFLESVGTNWNITLFHYRNHGADYGRVLVGFQVPYSDREGFRERLKSLGYPYEEETDNPAYKMFLHSV, translated from the coding sequence GTGATAGATTATATCCGCAAAATTTTAGATGCGAGAGTGTACGACGTCGCAGTCCATACTCCCTTGGACTCAATGATCCGAATGAGCCAAAGATTAAATTCTTCGGTTCTATTAAAAAGGGAGGACTTACAACCAATCTTCTCCTTTAAGATCCGGGGAGCATATAATCTAATTTCCAGACTTTCCTCAGAAGAAAAAAGATCCGGAGTGATCTGTGCATCGGCAGGAAATCATGCACAAGGAGTTGCACTCTCTGCCCAAAAATTAGGGATCAAGGCAATCATCGTAATGCCTATCACTACCCCATCCATCAAAATAGAAGCAGTCCAATATTTCGGTGCAGAGATCGTTCTACATGGAGATACTTTTGATGAAGCATACTCCCACGCTAGAAAATTAGAAAAGGAGAAGGGACTAAAATTTATTCATCCTTATGACGATCCGGAAGTGATTGCAGGACAAGGCACAGTTGGTTTAGAAATATTACAGCAGTATCCTAATCCTATCGAAGCCGTTTTTATTCCAATCGGCGGAGGTGGTTTGGCCGCAGGTGTTGCTTCTTATATTAAATTTTTAAGACCTGAGATCAAAGTAATAGGAGTAGAACCTTCCGACGCAGCCTCCATGAAAGAAGCAATCTCCGCTGGCAAAAGAGTAATCTTAGAAAGAGTTGGGCTATTTGCAGACGGGGTTGCAGTCAGACAGGCAGGTGAAGAAACATTCAAGATTTGTAAAGAACTCTTGGACAACGTTTTAGTAGCTAACACAGACGAGATCTGTGCTGCCGTTAAAGATATATTCGAAGACATGAGGGTTATTGCGGAACCAGCAGGCGCGTTATCTCTCGCAGGTTTAAAATCTTACGCAAATCAAAACCCAAATCGAAAAGGTGCACTTATCGCTATCAATAGTGGCGCCAATATGAATTTTGATAGGCTCAGACATGTGGCAGAAAGAGCTGAGATCGGAGAATCCAGGGAAATTCTACTCGGAGTTACCATTCCGGAAAAACCAGGAAGTTATCTAAAATTTGTCCAGACCTTGGGAAATAAGATCATCACTGAATTCAATTATAGATATGCCACAGATAAACAGGCGCATGTGTTCGTCGGTTTAAAACTGAAAGTTTCTTCTGAAAAAGAAAAGGTAATTTCCGAATTAGAATCATTAGGTTATGAGGTATTGGACATTAGCACGAATGAAACCGCGAAGATCCATATAAGATACATGGTAGGAGGAAGAGTCTCGGAACTAAAAGACGAGATCATTCTAAGATGTGAATTCCCGGAACGTCCGGGTGCATTATTAAAATTTTTAGAGTCTGTCGGAACTAATTGGAATATTACATTATTCCACTATAGAAATCATGGAGCTGACTATGGGCGGGTATTAGTGGGATTTCAAGTTCCTTACTCCGATAGAGAAGGTTTTAGGGAGAGACTCAAAAGCCTAGGTTATCCTTACGAAGAAGAAACAGATAATCCTGCTTATAAAATGTTTTTACACAGTGTTTGA
- a CDS encoding DUF971 domain-containing protein, with the protein MSLSLKATTPENIEFDENILKIEWKDGVISEFPLLELRKRCPCVVCKGGHGGKVGATTGGIKDAKLLSFSKVGRYAINLVWGDYHNTGIYSFDSLRLYAQGEPGDLGIP; encoded by the coding sequence ATGAGTCTTAGTTTAAAAGCGACTACCCCAGAAAACATAGAATTCGATGAGAATATTCTAAAAATAGAATGGAAAGACGGAGTTATCTCCGAATTTCCTCTATTAGAACTCAGGAAAAGATGCCCTTGCGTTGTTTGCAAAGGTGGCCACGGGGGAAAAGTAGGAGCAACTACAGGCGGGATCAAAGACGCCAAATTATTGTCTTTTTCCAAAGTAGGAAGATACGCTATCAATCTGGTTTGGGGAGATTATCATAATACAGGCATTTACAGCTTCGATTCTCTCAGATTATATGCTCAGGGGGAACCTGGGGATCTAGGAATTCCTTGA
- the asd gene encoding archaetidylserine decarboxylase (Phosphatidylserine decarboxylase is synthesized as a single chain precursor. Generation of the pyruvoyl active site from a Ser is coupled to cleavage of a Gly-Ser bond between the larger (beta) and smaller (alpha chains). It is an integral membrane protein.), giving the protein MLTTKLFPFLDLDLLKPYFYFLVFIGLYLTFRLKFPQVRFLFLAFKIFSGNMDYKGSRGRLVHSQAFYAGTGSSLLPGAVLGSALALVLAGPGVLIWIWLSSFLIMPLRFVSSTLAIRFRIKLESGRYLSGPMYFIEKALRARWLAIAFSLACLLTVLSMGSAMPILGASFLAQNGLDIQGMTVPFLVSIIVVFVVLGGIRRIGRVSSYIAPIGLILFFLSYVLLFRDHLGNFYGFLEAVFNEAMQPFSLLLGGGFSLARIFSTGTGMFFLSTETGIGKSAGVAGVVRTDSAAKQGIVSMLATFFEGFVISTLVIYALFSFGVKDLESVKNFLSVLINGPTDPARLALIASFLLFSIVAISGWFYTGEQNARYIFGEKFANAYRILFVASLLGSAYAYVQYGEEFLLQVFGIGYGLALITAVPVLISLVLLAKVAQAELRKFLEGGAHYEIFKDFYLLLLSILPKNLVSLLFGILASLRLPRFIMIPILKAFAKAYKINLNEAELEIQEYNSLNQFFTRALKAEARIIDSAENALVSPVDAKITGFGDIDDQVIIQAKGVDYNLKELIGGDKYLSKFQNGKYITFYLSPQDYHRIHSPAYGRILGYYYEPGKLFPVNELAVFGIRGLFPKNERLITFLQTEYGLVAVIKVGASNVGRIRVTYDKKIITNTLIRTTKEEDYKDVSIMIEKGAELGRFEMGSTVILILERDTFDFTELPLNEKVTYGTTIGTFRKQVLKLPR; this is encoded by the coding sequence ATGCTGACTACTAAACTATTTCCGTTTCTGGATTTGGATCTTCTAAAACCATATTTTTACTTTTTAGTTTTTATAGGGTTGTACCTTACCTTCCGTTTGAAGTTTCCTCAAGTCCGGTTCCTATTTTTAGCGTTTAAAATTTTTTCCGGGAACATGGACTATAAAGGTTCCCGAGGACGTTTGGTACATTCTCAAGCATTCTACGCCGGAACAGGCTCCTCTTTACTTCCTGGAGCTGTTCTTGGATCTGCACTTGCGTTGGTATTAGCTGGTCCAGGAGTTCTAATTTGGATCTGGCTTTCTAGTTTTCTGATCATGCCGCTTCGTTTTGTTTCTTCTACACTTGCGATCCGATTCAGGATCAAGTTGGAAAGCGGAAGATATCTTTCAGGTCCAATGTATTTTATAGAAAAAGCGCTTAGAGCTAGATGGCTTGCTATTGCTTTTTCTTTGGCATGTTTATTAACCGTACTTTCTATGGGAAGTGCGATGCCTATTCTAGGAGCTTCCTTCCTAGCGCAAAATGGACTGGATATCCAGGGGATGACTGTTCCGTTTTTAGTCTCTATCATTGTAGTATTCGTAGTATTAGGTGGGATCAGAAGGATCGGAAGAGTTTCTTCTTATATTGCTCCAATAGGTCTAATTTTATTTTTCTTAAGTTATGTTCTTTTATTTAGAGATCATTTAGGGAATTTTTATGGATTTCTTGAAGCAGTCTTTAATGAAGCAATGCAACCATTCTCCTTGCTGCTTGGAGGAGGATTTTCTCTCGCAAGGATTTTTAGCACTGGAACGGGAATGTTCTTCTTATCCACGGAAACCGGAATAGGAAAGAGTGCGGGAGTAGCCGGGGTGGTGCGCACTGATTCCGCTGCAAAACAGGGAATCGTGAGCATGCTTGCTACATTCTTCGAAGGATTTGTGATCTCCACTTTAGTGATCTATGCATTATTCTCTTTCGGAGTTAAGGACCTTGAGTCGGTCAAAAATTTCTTATCGGTATTAATAAACGGTCCTACGGATCCCGCAAGACTCGCTTTGATTGCTTCCTTCTTGTTATTCTCTATCGTTGCTATCTCCGGCTGGTTCTATACCGGAGAACAAAATGCTAGATATATCTTCGGAGAAAAATTCGCAAACGCGTATCGTATCTTATTCGTAGCTTCTTTACTTGGTTCCGCATATGCTTATGTTCAATATGGAGAAGAATTCTTATTACAAGTATTCGGTATCGGTTATGGGCTTGCACTTATTACTGCGGTTCCTGTGCTCATCAGCTTAGTTCTTTTAGCTAAAGTTGCTCAAGCAGAACTCAGAAAATTCTTAGAGGGTGGGGCACATTACGAAATCTTTAAGGATTTTTACCTTCTTCTTCTTTCCATCCTTCCTAAAAATCTTGTGTCTTTGCTATTCGGTATTTTAGCTTCTTTGAGGCTGCCTAGATTTATAATGATCCCGATCTTAAAGGCATTTGCAAAAGCTTATAAGATCAATTTGAATGAAGCCGAATTGGAGATCCAAGAGTATAATTCTTTAAACCAGTTTTTCACCAGGGCATTAAAAGCAGAAGCGAGGATTATTGATTCTGCGGAGAATGCACTTGTTTCTCCTGTGGATGCTAAGATCACGGGTTTTGGAGATATCGATGATCAAGTAATTATACAAGCGAAAGGTGTGGATTATAACCTGAAGGAATTGATCGGAGGAGATAAGTATCTTTCTAAATTCCAAAATGGAAAATATATTACATTCTACCTTTCTCCCCAGGATTATCATAGGATACATTCTCCTGCATATGGAAGAATATTAGGATATTATTATGAACCTGGAAAACTGTTCCCAGTAAATGAATTGGCGGTTTTCGGGATCAGGGGACTTTTTCCTAAGAATGAAAGATTGATCACATTCTTACAGACCGAATACGGACTTGTGGCAGTGATCAAAGTTGGAGCTTCTAACGTTGGTCGTATACGCGTTACTTACGATAAGAAGATCATCACGAATACTCTTATCAGAACAACCAAAGAAGAAGATTATAAAGATGTTTCTATCATGATCGAGAAAGGTGCGGAACTAGGCAGATTCGAAATGGGTTCCACTGTGATCCTGATCTTAGAAAGAGATACTTTCGATTTTACTGAACTTCCTCTGAACGAAAAGGTCACTTACGGGACCACAATAGGAACTTTCAGAAAACAGGTTTTAAAACTTCCTAGATAA
- a CDS encoding LIC_11366 family protein, with protein sequence MPGSNTVFTRPVPKPLLFKKRSPLKGRRVSFYSIILTGILFGMISLGAEENVTTTPKLKEMAENRTSETPDTWEFGARFGFGMRGPNRFDQNLNGFSSNLNPLVASQTKQENTRGSIQGEFLARTRLSENFKIGMIGGYRYFDPFYLTNLTSEPFYTKLDFQMESFYLLGMVWQEGRLNRYFRWETGLGLGITRALWITKGYATDGKDYFQQNGNMRGSGLEFRLEGSLIHPINERVSLSFGTYLAWINITSFDGSFNGDAASFYVRQDGRLTPLTESANQDNILLSNQYSRKLDMQSAYGGLFFGVNYKL encoded by the coding sequence ATGCCGGGCTCCAACACAGTTTTCACGCGTCCAGTCCCAAAACCACTCCTTTTTAAAAAGCGGTCGCCTCTCAAAGGAAGAAGAGTAAGTTTCTATTCTATCATCCTAACCGGTATCCTATTCGGAATGATCTCTTTAGGTGCAGAAGAAAACGTCACAACCACACCTAAACTGAAGGAAATGGCTGAAAACAGGACTTCTGAAACTCCTGATACCTGGGAATTCGGAGCCAGATTCGGCTTTGGAATGAGAGGACCGAACAGATTCGATCAGAATTTAAATGGTTTTAGCTCGAATCTAAACCCTCTCGTTGCAAGCCAAACAAAGCAGGAGAACACAAGAGGAAGTATCCAAGGAGAATTTTTAGCAAGAACCAGGCTAAGTGAAAACTTTAAGATCGGAATGATAGGCGGATATAGATATTTCGATCCATTTTATCTCACGAATCTAACCTCTGAACCATTTTATACTAAACTAGATTTCCAAATGGAAAGTTTTTATCTTCTAGGAATGGTCTGGCAAGAAGGTAGACTAAACAGGTATTTTCGTTGGGAAACCGGGCTCGGTCTCGGGATCACAAGAGCATTGTGGATAACAAAAGGTTACGCCACAGACGGAAAAGATTATTTCCAGCAAAATGGAAATATGCGAGGAAGCGGGTTAGAGTTCAGATTAGAAGGTTCCTTAATCCATCCAATCAATGAAAGGGTCAGCTTAAGTTTCGGAACCTATTTGGCTTGGATTAATATTACTTCCTTTGATGGTTCCTTTAACGGAGATGCTGCTTCCTTCTATGTAAGACAGGACGGAAGACTTACACCTCTAACCGAATCTGCAAACCAAGACAATATATTATTATCCAATCAATATTCCAGAAAGTTGGATATGCAGTCCGCATATGGCGGACTGTTTTTCGGTGTGAATTATAAATTATAA
- a CDS encoding START domain-containing protein yields the protein MKHLYLIVFLLIPMQLFSWDLEKEKNGITVHTREVEGSELKEFRGKTKLKADLNTVVSLIEDNPNYVTWFKDCKHAEAVKVLNPREKYIYIQNGAPWPVNDRDFVVHTVFSQDKTTGTVTYTIRSIPNIVPEKKGLVRGTLKGFWKLVPAGDEIEVTYQILSDPGGSIPSSIANFVVVDIPYETLRKMKEKVTESKYINSPKHPDLILPVSK from the coding sequence ATGAAACATTTATATTTGATTGTATTTCTTTTGATCCCGATGCAGTTATTTTCTTGGGATTTAGAGAAGGAGAAAAACGGGATCACTGTTCATACCAGAGAAGTGGAAGGTTCCGAATTAAAGGAATTCCGTGGTAAAACAAAATTGAAAGCGGATCTTAATACCGTTGTTTCTTTAATAGAAGACAATCCGAATTACGTGACTTGGTTCAAAGATTGTAAGCACGCGGAAGCAGTAAAAGTTTTGAACCCGAGAGAAAAGTATATTTATATCCAAAATGGTGCACCTTGGCCAGTAAATGATAGAGACTTTGTGGTCCATACGGTTTTTAGTCAGGACAAAACTACTGGAACTGTGACCTATACGATTCGATCTATTCCAAATATAGTTCCGGAGAAAAAAGGACTCGTGAGAGGAACGCTCAAAGGTTTTTGGAAATTGGTACCTGCTGGGGATGAAATAGAGGTTACCTACCAGATTTTAAGCGACCCAGGTGGAAGTATCCCAAGCTCTATCGCAAATTTTGTAGTGGTCGATATTCCTTACGAAACATTAAGGAAAATGAAGGAGAAGGTGACCGAATCTAAATATATCAATTCTCCTAAACATCCTGATTTGATCCTTCCCGTTTCTAAGTGA